The following coding sequences lie in one Verrucomicrobia bacterium CG1_02_43_26 genomic window:
- a CDS encoding UDP-N-acetylmuramoylalanine--D-glutamate ligase, with protein MLAIPETIAPLLKRPVGVFGKGVTGKAVVDLLKVMGAAYVVYDEKCLECSVFDSIAAKQHNLVIYSPGFSQEHPWLKLARENGCTCLAEMDFAAVFWQGEIIAVTGTNGKTTLTEFMAQALCQLGKKAIAVGNNGSPLSGFWRNFEDKAAVAVCETSSFQSEDLKYLQPDAVLWTNFDEDHMDRHQTMEKYFNAKWNLIERLQNGIAIIGESVYQWAKKMNKTMPANLYIAEDQSHMPTGTIFEKYPQSENFAIARKYWVEKDYALAILLEAASAFKLPKHRLQKVAKIGEVSFWNDSKATNFHATQAALRGFEKPIIWIGGGAGKGLDTKKLIDAIYDKIAMAFLIGDEAEKLQKNIEEKGGISVICKTLEEVVKCAYAYSEKYKGSETDIVFSPGFTSYDMFDNYAHRGNCYEEIVLRLKHESKANIPK; from the coding sequence ATGCTAGCAATACCCGAAACGATAGCGCCATTACTGAAGAGACCTGTAGGTGTTTTTGGGAAAGGCGTGACGGGTAAGGCTGTGGTTGACCTGTTGAAAGTAATGGGGGCAGCGTATGTTGTTTATGATGAAAAATGTTTGGAGTGTTCGGTATTTGATTCTATAGCAGCAAAACAGCATAATTTAGTTATTTACAGCCCCGGGTTTTCGCAAGAGCATCCCTGGCTTAAATTAGCTAGAGAGAACGGATGCACCTGCTTGGCTGAAATGGATTTTGCGGCGGTGTTTTGGCAAGGCGAGATTATAGCCGTTACGGGGACGAACGGGAAGACAACCCTGACGGAGTTTATGGCTCAGGCGCTTTGCCAGCTAGGGAAAAAAGCAATCGCGGTGGGGAATAATGGGTCACCCCTCTCTGGATTTTGGAGAAACTTTGAAGACAAAGCAGCGGTTGCTGTTTGTGAGACAAGCTCCTTTCAAAGTGAAGATTTAAAATACCTCCAGCCAGACGCTGTTTTGTGGACGAATTTTGATGAAGATCATATGGATCGTCATCAGACGATGGAGAAATACTTTAACGCGAAGTGGAACCTGATCGAACGACTACAAAACGGAATAGCGATTATTGGAGAAAGTGTATATCAGTGGGCGAAAAAAATGAATAAAACGATGCCCGCTAACCTCTATATTGCTGAAGATCAGAGTCACATGCCAACAGGAACCATTTTTGAGAAATACCCGCAATCCGAAAACTTTGCCATTGCAAGAAAGTATTGGGTGGAAAAAGATTACGCATTAGCTATATTATTAGAAGCTGCCAGCGCATTTAAACTACCCAAACACCGTTTGCAGAAAGTAGCCAAAATAGGAGAGGTGAGCTTTTGGAACGACTCTAAGGCAACGAATTTCCACGCGACACAAGCAGCGCTCAGAGGATTTGAGAAACCCATTATATGGATAGGCGGAGGAGCCGGTAAAGGGCTCGATACCAAGAAGTTGATTGATGCTATTTACGATAAAATAGCAATGGCGTTCTTAATAGGAGATGAAGCAGAGAAGTTGCAGAAAAATATAGAAGAAAAAGGAGGGATATCCGTGATTTGCAAGACCTTAGAAGAAGTAGTTAAGTGCGCGTATGCATATAGCGAGAAATATAAAGGAAGTGAGACTGATATTGTCTTTAGCCCTGGATTTACCAGTTACGATATGTTTGATAATTATGCTCACCGAGGGAATTGTTATGAAGAAATCGTTTTGAGGTTGAAACATGAATCGAAAGCCAATATACCTAAATAA
- a CDS encoding phospho-N-acetylmuramoyl-pentapeptide-transferase: MISFLADYEHVWGPLRLFRYITVRSALSMAFTMVVCFSLAPWLFARLKQLKMAEGVRDASEFRELAEKHSGKKNTPTMGGLLIYLGVLPTVLIFAEWNVYVMVALLVYTGLTVIGFTDDYLKVVKKNKEGLSGRWKLIGQGLLSFAALGALLMNAESHSLMSQLWVPFYKAPVMNMMPVWFAFLFFFLVMAGSSNAINLTDGVDGLAIGCTITVALVYAVMAYVTGNSIISEYLFIQYIPGAGELTIVCSSVLGAALVFLWYNCHPAEVFMGDTGSLALGGLIGAIAFMVHEPLTLVIVGGIFVMEASSVIMQVGCYKLTKRRIFRMAPIHHHFELKNWHENKVVIRFWILSLVFGLIGLGTLKLR, encoded by the coding sequence ATGATAAGTTTTTTAGCAGATTATGAGCATGTGTGGGGGCCGCTGCGGCTATTTCGATATATAACTGTTCGGAGCGCGTTATCGATGGCGTTTACGATGGTAGTGTGCTTTTCATTGGCACCGTGGTTATTTGCACGATTGAAGCAGTTAAAGATGGCCGAAGGTGTGAGAGACGCCTCAGAGTTTAGGGAGCTTGCCGAAAAACATTCCGGAAAAAAGAATACCCCAACGATGGGCGGCTTGTTGATTTATTTGGGCGTGTTGCCTACGGTATTAATCTTCGCGGAATGGAATGTTTACGTGATGGTGGCCTTATTGGTTTATACAGGGCTTACAGTGATTGGATTTACGGACGACTATCTGAAAGTTGTAAAAAAGAATAAAGAAGGATTGTCCGGGAGATGGAAGTTAATTGGCCAAGGACTGTTAAGCTTTGCGGCATTGGGTGCCCTGCTGATGAATGCGGAATCACACAGCCTGATGAGCCAATTATGGGTTCCCTTTTATAAAGCACCCGTGATGAACATGATGCCCGTTTGGTTTGCATTTTTGTTTTTCTTTTTAGTGATGGCAGGCTCAAGTAACGCGATTAATTTGACAGACGGTGTGGACGGGTTAGCCATAGGCTGCACCATTACCGTTGCGCTTGTTTACGCAGTGATGGCGTATGTGACCGGAAATAGCATTATATCAGAGTATTTATTTATACAATACATTCCCGGCGCGGGCGAACTAACAATTGTGTGTAGTAGCGTGTTAGGCGCGGCACTTGTATTCTTATGGTATAATTGCCACCCGGCAGAAGTGTTTATGGGTGATACAGGGTCGCTGGCCTTAGGCGGATTGATCGGCGCAATTGCCTTTATGGTGCATGAGCCCCTTACGTTGGTGATTGTTGGCGGAATATTCGTGATGGAAGCGAGCTCTGTGATTATGCAAGTGGGGTGTTATAAATTAACCAAACGAAGAATATTTCGCATGGCACCGATACACCACCACTTTGAGCTAAAGAATTGGCATGAGAATAAAGTTGTCATACGATTTTGGATACTATCCCTTGTTTTTGGCCTGATTGGACTAGGAACGTTGAAACTAAGATAA
- a CDS encoding UDP-N-acetylmuramoyl-L-alanyl-D-glutamate--2,6-diaminopimelate ligase — translation MNARKNCLPGEEMTMAGIKESFTIKELFKGTECKIFGEKTIPVLRITDDSRQVIPGSLFFAVEGTQHKGVDFVSEAIGRGAVGVVTAKPLSGFSPAVKIVAENVPRVMAEVARRFYKLPDERLELIGVTGTNGKTTVTMLAQYLLSEQKGDVGLIGTVKYDLGKRAMASRRTTPMIIHTCGMLDEMAKSGCKKALMEVSSHGIDQQRVSRLHFAIGAFLNLTPEHLDYHEDMESYYRAKRLFFMAEGGSTMRKAIISIDDPYGKRLADEVTQEGRIEILTTGINTACDIRAEGITYTSEGSEFTLCWPTGKTIVKSPLLGKYNVYNLVNAMAIGWANGCDMETMARKVATFLGVPGRMQRVEAGQEFQVIVDYAHKEEALVNVLQELRKIITGKLVVVFGCGGNRDRQKRPKMTAAVQEYADFGWATSDNPRKESVEVIFEDMRAGVTKPDLIAFERDRKEAIRKAIENARKGDCILIAGKGHETYQEFADTIVPFDDVQVAKEVLNHLLLARS, via the coding sequence ATGAACGCCAGAAAAAACTGTTTGCCTGGAGAGGAGATGACCATGGCAGGAATTAAAGAAAGTTTTACCATAAAAGAGCTATTTAAAGGTACGGAGTGCAAGATATTCGGAGAGAAGACCATACCCGTTTTAAGAATAACCGATGATAGCAGGCAAGTGATTCCAGGGAGTTTATTTTTTGCCGTAGAAGGGACGCAGCATAAAGGAGTGGATTTTGTTTCTGAGGCGATCGGCCGAGGGGCAGTGGGTGTCGTGACCGCAAAGCCCCTGAGCGGATTTAGCCCGGCGGTGAAAATAGTTGCGGAAAATGTCCCCCGAGTGATGGCTGAAGTGGCCAGACGCTTTTATAAGCTACCTGATGAGCGATTAGAGCTCATTGGCGTAACCGGCACAAACGGGAAGACCACCGTGACCATGCTTGCGCAGTATTTACTCAGCGAGCAAAAAGGAGACGTTGGCTTGATAGGGACTGTGAAATATGATTTAGGGAAACGGGCGATGGCATCCAGACGTACAACCCCTATGATTATTCATACCTGCGGAATGCTGGATGAAATGGCCAAAAGCGGTTGCAAGAAAGCCCTTATGGAAGTGAGCTCGCATGGGATAGACCAGCAGAGAGTGAGCAGGTTGCACTTTGCGATAGGCGCCTTTTTGAATTTGACACCCGAGCATTTGGATTACCATGAAGACATGGAAAGCTATTATAGGGCAAAACGCCTGTTCTTTATGGCGGAAGGCGGCAGCACTATGCGCAAAGCTATTATTAGTATAGACGATCCCTATGGAAAACGCTTAGCAGATGAAGTGACTCAGGAAGGGCGTATTGAGATTTTAACGACAGGGATTAATACCGCATGTGATATAAGAGCTGAAGGTATTACGTATACAAGCGAAGGTAGCGAGTTTACCCTGTGCTGGCCGACCGGAAAGACGATTGTAAAGAGCCCGCTATTAGGAAAATACAATGTTTATAATTTAGTGAACGCGATGGCGATCGGCTGGGCAAACGGGTGCGATATGGAAACGATGGCACGCAAAGTGGCGACATTCCTAGGGGTGCCTGGGCGTATGCAACGAGTGGAAGCCGGGCAAGAATTTCAAGTCATTGTTGATTACGCCCATAAGGAAGAAGCGCTCGTGAATGTATTGCAAGAGTTGAGAAAGATTATAACCGGAAAACTTGTTGTTGTGTTTGGTTGTGGGGGTAACCGCGACCGCCAAAAAAGACCGAAGATGACCGCAGCCGTGCAAGAATATGCTGATTTTGGTTGGGCAACCTCTGACAATCCACGAAAAGAAAGTGTTGAAGTAATATTTGAAGATATGCGCGCGGGTGTGACCAAGCCCGATTTAATTGCCTTTGAACGTGACCGGAAGGAAGCGATACGCAAAGCAATTGAAAACGCGCGAAAAGGAGACTGCATCTTAATTGCCGGTAAAGGACATGAGACGTATCAAGAATTTGCGGACACAATTGTACCCTTTGATGATGTGCAAGTTGCAAAAGAAGTTTTAAATCATTTATTGTTAGCGAGATCCTAA
- a CDS encoding peptidoglycan glycosyltransferase translates to MNRSFVSSYRYKLLGTVVLIAFMAVLSRLSYLHIFNREHLNDIVEANRKKFDIIHACRGDVVDARGNVLATTRSVIELGVDPQMLLEEDEAKWPVLAKLIKMPYKELAALLRQKTWGTTAGDADAMRLIRWRKLVDMMDEDLYEKVAALKIKGVYGNRKFDRIYPGGDLAAHVLGYVNKEEQAVMGVEHYMDLYLRGQDGWRESERDGKRREMAQFRVREVEKHDGYHVALTIDSVVQHLIEEELELIAADLKPQSASIIVSEPTTGYILGMANYPSYDPNKFWEYDLDTHRNRSVSDVYEPGSTFKIVASSAALEEGITKLSDEVDCGISKVEYNGRIVRLPKDYKQFGVLSIEDVVRKSSNRGMAHLGMLLGENRLYKYAKAYGFGEKLGYGPGGEVSGMVADVKRWDGLTISRFPMGHAIGATALQVNYAMSVIANRGVLMKPKVVMRVFDDAGNTIVNYEPEVKRRVLSVGTAKVMAKLLSEVVGPNGTSRRADVKGFGVAGKSGTSQKIINGKYSTSHHIGSFSGFFPYDNPRVVMTIVIDDAKVSGTAYGGVVAAPRFKNVAEKLIQYLNVQPIDERQKKLFAWRGDDHGRN, encoded by the coding sequence ATGAACCGCTCATTTGTATCCAGTTATAGATATAAACTCTTGGGGACAGTCGTCTTGATCGCCTTTATGGCGGTTTTGAGCCGATTGTCCTACTTGCATATCTTTAATAGAGAGCATTTGAACGATATAGTAGAAGCGAATAGGAAGAAGTTTGACATTATACATGCCTGTCGCGGAGACGTAGTGGATGCCCGCGGGAACGTTTTGGCAACGACACGCTCTGTAATTGAGCTTGGCGTTGATCCCCAGATGTTGCTGGAAGAAGATGAGGCTAAGTGGCCAGTGTTGGCGAAGTTAATCAAGATGCCCTACAAAGAGCTAGCAGCATTGTTACGCCAAAAAACATGGGGGACGACTGCCGGAGATGCTGATGCGATGCGGTTGATACGCTGGCGGAAGTTGGTGGATATGATGGATGAAGATTTGTATGAAAAAGTAGCCGCTCTTAAAATTAAAGGTGTCTACGGGAACAGGAAATTTGACCGGATATACCCCGGCGGTGACCTAGCAGCGCATGTTCTTGGCTACGTTAATAAAGAAGAACAAGCTGTGATGGGAGTTGAGCATTACATGGACCTTTATTTAAGGGGACAAGACGGCTGGAGAGAGTCTGAACGCGATGGCAAAAGACGCGAGATGGCGCAATTTCGCGTGCGAGAAGTGGAAAAGCATGATGGGTATCATGTTGCGTTGACGATTGATTCAGTAGTGCAGCACTTGATCGAAGAAGAATTGGAGCTGATTGCAGCGGACTTGAAGCCTCAATCGGCAAGTATTATTGTGAGTGAGCCGACCACCGGCTATATTTTAGGCATGGCGAATTACCCCAGTTATGATCCTAATAAATTCTGGGAATATGATTTAGACACGCATAGGAACCGATCGGTATCTGACGTGTACGAACCCGGATCGACCTTTAAAATAGTGGCCTCGAGCGCAGCCCTGGAAGAAGGGATTACTAAACTGAGCGATGAGGTGGATTGCGGTATTAGCAAAGTAGAATATAACGGAAGAATCGTTCGGTTGCCGAAAGATTACAAGCAGTTCGGCGTACTGAGTATTGAGGACGTTGTGAGGAAATCCAGTAACCGCGGAATGGCACATTTGGGGATGTTGCTCGGTGAGAACCGTTTATATAAATACGCAAAAGCGTATGGATTTGGTGAAAAGCTTGGATATGGACCAGGTGGGGAAGTTTCCGGAATGGTGGCCGATGTGAAACGTTGGGACGGGCTGACGATTAGCCGCTTTCCTATGGGGCATGCTATTGGAGCTACGGCCCTGCAGGTGAATTACGCGATGTCTGTGATTGCGAACAGAGGGGTATTGATGAAACCTAAAGTAGTGATGCGAGTATTTGATGATGCGGGCAATACGATTGTGAACTATGAGCCAGAAGTGAAAAGGCGAGTATTATCCGTTGGAACCGCGAAAGTGATGGCAAAGCTATTAAGTGAAGTAGTGGGACCAAACGGAACCTCCAGACGCGCTGATGTTAAAGGCTTTGGTGTGGCCGGGAAGTCCGGTACGAGCCAAAAAATTATTAATGGAAAGTACTCAACAAGCCACCACATAGGGAGCTTTTCAGGGTTTTTTCCATATGATAACCCGAGAGTCGTTATGACAATTGTGATTGATGATGCCAAGGTTAGTGGAACAGCTTATGGAGGCGTTGTAGCAGCCCCGAGATTTAAAAATGTTGCAGAAAAGCTGATTCAGTATTTAAATGTTCAGCCAATTGATGAACGCCAGAAAAAACTGTTTGCCTGGAGAGGAGATGACCATGGCAGGAATTAA
- a CDS encoding 16S rRNA (cytosine(1402)-N(4))-methyltransferase — MLKHKPVLLEEVLSFLINEAPGIYLDCTFGGGGHARAILEGNGENRLVAIDTDPEAAERAKTFGEEFGKRFTFYGINFGEIDKIEENDFDGILFDLGVSSFQLDDVERGFSFRNDAAADMRMDTRKGMPAAEFLEKATYDELVKAVRDYGEEKKWKRVVDAIIQARGTGALERTQSLSELVSDVVGNMPFGRKRIHPATKTFQGIRMAVNKELEMIENALPVAFKKLKLGGKLAVISFHSLEDRIIKRFFKTMAGMPEHGKDSRFQDERTRYAKLVTRKPVTAGEAEIAENPRSRSAKLRILKKEVDV, encoded by the coding sequence ATGCTTAAGCATAAGCCAGTTTTACTTGAGGAGGTCCTTAGTTTTTTAATAAACGAAGCACCCGGAATTTATTTGGACTGCACATTTGGCGGTGGGGGACATGCTCGCGCCATTTTGGAAGGAAATGGGGAAAACAGATTAGTCGCAATTGATACGGACCCCGAAGCAGCTGAGCGCGCAAAAACATTTGGAGAAGAGTTTGGGAAACGCTTCACATTTTACGGGATTAATTTTGGGGAGATTGATAAAATTGAAGAAAACGATTTTGACGGAATATTATTTGATCTAGGCGTATCTTCTTTTCAATTAGATGATGTTGAGCGCGGGTTTTCCTTTCGCAATGATGCGGCAGCGGATATGCGGATGGATACGAGGAAAGGGATGCCTGCGGCGGAGTTTTTAGAAAAAGCCACTTATGACGAACTGGTGAAAGCGGTAAGAGATTACGGCGAAGAGAAGAAGTGGAAACGCGTGGTAGATGCGATTATTCAAGCGAGAGGAACCGGTGCGCTCGAAAGAACCCAAAGCTTGTCCGAATTAGTCAGTGACGTTGTCGGGAACATGCCCTTTGGGAGAAAACGCATACATCCGGCTACGAAGACCTTTCAAGGGATACGAATGGCTGTGAACAAGGAGCTAGAGATGATTGAAAACGCGCTTCCCGTGGCCTTTAAGAAATTGAAGCTAGGCGGGAAGTTGGCCGTGATCAGCTTTCATTCCCTGGAAGACAGGATTATTAAACGCTTTTTCAAGACCATGGCGGGGATGCCGGAGCATGGCAAGGACAGCCGCTTTCAAGATGAACGGACACGGTACGCAAAGTTGGTTACGAGGAAACCGGTGACGGCCGGTGAAGCGGAGATAGCAGAGAACCCGAGAAGCAGGTCTGCGAAGTTAAGAATTTTAAAAAAGGAGGTAGATGTATGA
- a CDS encoding phosphoribosyl transferase, producing the protein MSSYLFQDRSDAGKKLADKLTIYANNPNAIVLGLPRGGIPVAYEIASKLNLPLDACLVRKLGVPGHPELAFGALSLGGTYALNDDVVNYQNISQSTIEESIAYQTREINRQNEYFRQNRPAPNLAGKIVILVDDGLATGATMRAAIAPIKKQSPKQIIVAVPVGPSDTLGDIAPLVDEVVCLIVPTYFNAVGNWYTDFAQTTDDEVLNYLLESE; encoded by the coding sequence ATGTCTTCATACCTCTTCCAAGACCGCTCAGATGCCGGCAAAAAGCTCGCGGACAAGCTTACCATATACGCAAACAACCCTAACGCCATCGTCCTGGGTCTTCCTAGGGGCGGTATCCCGGTTGCCTACGAAATCGCCTCTAAACTCAATCTACCGCTCGATGCCTGTCTCGTCCGCAAGCTCGGCGTACCTGGCCACCCTGAGCTCGCTTTCGGCGCGCTCTCTCTTGGCGGCACTTATGCCCTCAATGATGATGTCGTCAACTACCAAAACATCTCCCAATCAACGATCGAGGAATCCATCGCCTACCAAACTCGTGAAATTAACCGCCAAAACGAATACTTTCGCCAAAATCGGCCCGCCCCAAATCTAGCCGGCAAAATCGTCATCTTGGTAGACGATGGCCTAGCCACCGGTGCCACTATGCGCGCTGCCATTGCCCCCATAAAAAAACAATCCCCAAAGCAAATCATAGTCGCCGTCCCCGTTGGCCCCTCAGATACCCTAGGAGATATAGCGCCTCTCGTGGATGAAGTGGTCTGCCTCATCGTCCCCACTTATTTCAACGCCGTGGGTAACTGGTACACAGACTTCGCCCAAACAACAGATGACGAAGTCCTTAATTACCTACTGGAATCTGAATGA
- a CDS encoding amino acid permease, with translation MSGNKIGFWAVFALVTGSQIGTGVFMLPASLAPYGGYSLAGWVISGCGAVVLALVFGLLCARFPQTGGPHVYVSQAFGPVAAFFTGWTYWVISWVSTTAVVVTAIGSLSPFLGGLSSTYYLLLEIVLLFTITVLNLKGVKTAGGAEIFLTLLKFVPLLIIPLAALAFFDAGNMVVEPQVASLPMSTLLGQVALLTLWGFIGVESATAPAGAVENASKTIPRAIIMGTICVALLYLINSVGIMGLIPGGELVHSKAPYVDAVQRMFGGNWHFGIAIIASIVCIGTLNAWMLTSGQIVLGLAQDGLMPKFFGKRNENDAPVVGIIVSCLGITPLLVLTANESIAQQVTAIIDFSVTAFLFVYLACAVALLRVLFRERGKYFLLQVFLGSVAVSYCGWVIYETSVKTLLIASFFVVSGVPVYLMWYKRRRKA, from the coding sequence ATGAGCGGTAATAAAATAGGGTTTTGGGCGGTGTTTGCGTTGGTGACAGGAAGCCAGATTGGTACAGGTGTGTTTATGCTTCCCGCGAGCCTTGCGCCTTATGGGGGTTATAGCTTGGCAGGTTGGGTGATATCTGGTTGTGGTGCTGTGGTGCTGGCATTGGTTTTTGGCCTGTTGTGTGCTCGCTTTCCGCAGACTGGGGGGCCTCACGTTTATGTAAGCCAGGCCTTTGGGCCTGTGGCAGCCTTCTTTACTGGTTGGACCTATTGGGTGATTTCTTGGGTGAGCACAACGGCGGTTGTTGTTACGGCTATTGGTTCGCTAAGCCCCTTTCTAGGCGGCTTGAGTAGTACGTATTACCTGTTGCTAGAGATTGTACTCCTCTTTACCATTACCGTCTTGAATTTAAAAGGCGTGAAGACCGCTGGGGGGGCTGAAATCTTTCTGACGTTGCTAAAGTTTGTACCATTATTAATCATACCCTTGGCTGCCTTGGCCTTTTTTGATGCGGGGAATATGGTAGTGGAGCCCCAAGTGGCTAGTTTGCCGATGTCTACACTGCTGGGGCAAGTGGCATTGCTTACGTTGTGGGGCTTTATTGGGGTGGAGTCTGCGACCGCGCCAGCGGGAGCGGTGGAGAACGCTTCCAAGACTATTCCGCGGGCGATTATAATGGGTACGATATGTGTGGCTTTATTGTACCTGATTAACAGCGTGGGCATTATGGGACTGATCCCGGGGGGCGAGTTGGTGCATTCTAAAGCGCCTTATGTGGATGCGGTGCAGCGTATGTTTGGCGGGAACTGGCATTTTGGGATTGCTATTATTGCTTCTATTGTGTGTATCGGGACGTTGAATGCGTGGATGCTGACCAGTGGCCAGATCGTTCTGGGACTGGCTCAGGACGGGTTGATGCCGAAGTTTTTTGGTAAGAGAAATGAGAATGACGCGCCTGTTGTGGGAATCATTGTCAGTTGCCTGGGGATCACTCCCCTATTGGTTTTGACGGCGAATGAGAGTATAGCGCAGCAGGTGACCGCGATTATTGACTTTTCAGTGACAGCGTTCCTGTTTGTCTATTTGGCCTGTGCTGTGGCGCTCTTGCGGGTGCTCTTCAGGGAGAGAGGGAAGTATTTCCTGTTGCAGGTCTTTTTGGGTTCTGTTGCTGTAAGTTATTGCGGTTGGGTGATTTACGAAACTTCAGTCAAGACGCTTTTGATTGCGAGTTTCTTTGTAGTGAGTGGGGTACCCGTGTATTTGATGTGGTATAAAAGGCGCCGGAAAGCTTGA
- a CDS encoding NAD-dependent dehydratase, which produces MQRILVTGGAGFLGSHLCERLLSEGNEVICMDNLFTGRKSNIYHLLSNPRFEFFRHDVVDPFKLEVDQIYNLACPASPVHYQYNPIKTIKTSVIGAINCLGLAKRINARILQASTSEVYGDPAVHPQNEAYWGNVNPIGKRSCYDEGKRCAEALFFDYHRSNNVDIRVMRIFNTYGPRMLPDDGRVVSNFIVQALRNEDITIYGDGSQTRSFCFVDDLIDGMLRCMNHDSFTGPVNIGNPHEFTILELAQKVIALTKSKSQITHEPLPEDDPKQRRPDITLARQHYAWEPKIDLTEGLTKTIPFFRSIIER; this is translated from the coding sequence ATGCAGCGTATTTTAGTTACCGGCGGAGCAGGCTTCTTGGGGAGCCACTTGTGTGAGCGTCTTCTAAGCGAAGGAAATGAAGTCATTTGCATGGACAACCTCTTTACTGGCAGGAAAAGTAACATATATCACTTACTCAGCAACCCGCGTTTCGAATTCTTCCGTCACGATGTTGTGGACCCTTTTAAACTTGAAGTAGACCAGATTTACAACCTCGCCTGCCCGGCATCGCCTGTCCACTACCAGTACAACCCCATTAAAACGATCAAAACTTCAGTTATTGGAGCCATTAATTGCTTAGGGCTAGCCAAACGAATCAATGCCAGGATATTACAGGCCTCTACTTCCGAGGTTTACGGAGACCCAGCAGTCCACCCACAAAACGAAGCCTACTGGGGTAATGTTAACCCTATTGGCAAACGTTCCTGCTACGACGAGGGCAAGCGTTGCGCAGAGGCTCTTTTCTTTGACTACCACCGCTCTAACAACGTTGATATCCGTGTCATGCGCATATTTAATACCTATGGCCCTAGAATGCTCCCTGATGACGGGCGAGTCGTTTCCAACTTCATTGTTCAGGCTTTACGCAATGAAGACATAACAATTTACGGAGACGGATCACAAACACGCTCATTCTGCTTTGTAGACGACTTAATTGACGGCATGCTCCGCTGCATGAATCATGATTCCTTTACTGGACCGGTCAACATAGGAAACCCTCACGAGTTTACTATTCTGGAACTAGCTCAAAAGGTGATAGCTCTCACCAAAAGCAAATCCCAAATCACCCACGAACCTTTACCTGAAGACGACCCCAAACAAAGGCGCCCAGACATCACCCTCGCCCGCCAACACTACGCCTGGGAACCCAAAATAGACCTCACAGAAGGCCTAACTAAAACCATCCCTTTCTTCCGATCTATCATCGAGCGATAG
- a CDS encoding deoxyribose-phosphate aldolase has product MHKALALAHYIDHTNLAPEATSIDIAKLCDESVQYNFHSVCVNPFWVPFVYKRLEKSPIQVCTVIGFPLGCNLSKTKADEAKQTFDLGADEFDMVINIGLVKEGDWSSIIGEIHQVVEAVKGKCVKVILETCLLTKEEIIKACQASEKAGAHFVKTSTGFSKAGASTEAVVIMRHSISSTMGVKASGGIKDKQTAIAMIEAGATRIGASSSIAIIS; this is encoded by the coding sequence ATGCATAAAGCACTGGCACTGGCTCACTATATTGATCACACCAATTTAGCCCCTGAAGCAACTTCGATTGACATAGCAAAACTATGCGATGAATCTGTTCAATATAATTTTCATTCCGTTTGCGTGAACCCTTTTTGGGTGCCATTCGTTTATAAAAGACTCGAAAAATCTCCTATTCAAGTTTGTACGGTCATTGGCTTCCCATTAGGGTGCAACCTTTCAAAAACCAAAGCTGATGAAGCAAAGCAAACTTTTGATCTTGGTGCAGATGAATTCGATATGGTTATAAACATCGGATTAGTAAAAGAAGGGGATTGGAGCTCTATTATAGGCGAGATTCATCAAGTCGTTGAAGCCGTAAAGGGCAAATGCGTAAAAGTAATTCTCGAAACATGTTTACTCACAAAAGAAGAGATTATCAAAGCATGCCAAGCCAGTGAAAAAGCGGGTGCTCATTTTGTTAAGACGTCAACTGGGTTCAGCAAAGCGGGCGCAAGCACAGAAGCCGTTGTAATAATGAGACACTCTATTTCTTCGACTATGGGGGTTAAGGCTTCTGGGGGAATCAAAGACAAACAAACTGCTATAGCAATGATTGAAGCCGGAGCAACCCGAATCGGCGCTTCATCAAGTATAGCAATTATTTCTTAA